CTCAAGTCGTCTCGTTCCCATACTCTGTATGGGAATGAATTCTAGAAGGCTCTGCCTTCAATGATATTAGAGGCAGAGCCTCATCAACTGCATTCCTAGTCAGAGACTAGGAACGAGATGTGGCAGGGATTTGAGGGAACACCAAAAAATAAATTACCCAATTTTGTGGGATGGGCATCCTGCCTGTCCTTGATGATTAGCGGGCAAGACTTGTACTGAGCTTGTCGATAGCGTAGCGTGGCGTTAGCCATAGTATGCCCGCACCACAAGAAATTTTTGGGTATTTTTTTAATTGGAAGTCCCTGAGCTTAGTTCCCTAACTCAACGGAAAATATGGCTAACGCCACGCTTCGCTATCAGGAATCAAACCGGATTCCTATATTAGGGTGATGTAAGTAGGTTGGCGTTGAAAATTGTCGTTATAGCAAGGCAAGAGGCAAGAGTAAAGAAGTTTTCAGCGATTTTACGTTTCTTTACACAGTTTGGTTTTATTGTGTTCACCTACTTAAATATGGGGGCAAGATTAAGGATAAGTAGTGAGACAGAATTAATTACACAATGTCATTGCGTAAGCGTTGCGTGGCGTTAGCCATATGGAACGAAGTGAAATGAAGCAATTCCAAGGGTTGTGATTGCTTCCCTTCGCTCGCAATGACTGTAAATATTTTTGTCCAATTACTTATTCCTGACGAAACAACAAGATAGAAATATTGATTTTCTTTGGATTTTTTGAGCTAAAATGGGAATACTGGGATTATCTCTGGCAGTAATTTTTCTAAATTATACATCTACACAACTCCAGCGAAAATGTCTCAAGATCCTCAACAATCACCTCAAATCCAAGAAGTAATTGGACTAAAAGCACAACACTTTGCTGATTTAATCAGAACCGCACAATTAGTTTTTGATCCGACTGCGGGAGTTACCGGCAGGAATGTCAAAATTGATTGGGAAGATTTTGGTATGCCTCGGAATATAGAGGATAATCTCAGAATTATTGGTGAAGAGTTTCAATATGCTTCTCCCCATGTTCCTGTTGATGTAATCTGGGGTAAATTAACCACAGAAACTCGAATTTGGTTTCTAGAAAAGAAAGATCAATTGTGGCAATTTGAAGAATTTTTACCTGCACTTGATGAAGATTAACTATTGCCAAAAATACTTTTTTCTAGTAGGATATATACATTTTGTATCCTACTTACTTACTAGAAAATAAAGTTGATGAAAATTATAAATTTCCAGTTTTTATTAGTTTTGATTTCTTTGATATTGCCGATAATAACTCCGGTTTGCCATAAGTCTAACATGGCTTTGGCAGGAAGTATAATAAATTATGATCAACCAATTATTAATCAGCAAATAGTTGTTAATAAGAGTGAATTTGGCGTAAAGATAGTCAACCCAGAAGGGAAAGTTAATTTTTTTCCAACAACTACAGTTCCATTAAAAGAAGGTGATGCTTATGGTTGGAGAATTACACTTAACAACTATCAAGGTAACATCAAAGGTAAAGTTAAATGGCGGGAAGTTTTAACTTTACCACAAGCCCCCGAAACTTGGACAACAGAAAATAATAAAAATTTCTCCATATCGAAAGATGGAAAAACAGCAACTTCCACACGCACAGTAACACCTGTGAATGGTGTAATTGAAAATTTTTGGACTATTGCTGCTGGAGATCCTTTGGGTAAACATCAAATAGAAGTCTATATTGATGAACATTTAATTGGTACTTTTGCCTTTGAAATAGTTCCGTTCTAAAATGACAGTTTTGTGCTAAATGTAAGTATAGCATCTTTTTATAGACTAATTATGTTAATCTCATCTTCCATTTTTCTAGCCGGTGCTAGTCGCGGTGTTGGGCAAGAAATCGCTAAATATTTGATAGCACAACAAATTCAAGTTAAAGCCCTGTTGAGAACAGAAGCCGCTGCTATGGCAGCAAAAGCAATGGGTGTTTATCCAATTCTAGGAGATGCGTTAAATGTAACTGATATTGAACAGGCAATTTTAGGAAATGAACCTATTCAAGCCGTTATCAGTACATTAGGTGGTTTACCCACAGATAATATCAAACCTGATTATATCGGTAATAAAAACCTCATTGATGCCGCAGTCAAAGCAGGAGTTAAAAAGTTTATTCTCGTAACTTCCATTGGTAGTGGTGATAGTGTGGTGGCTTTACCGCCCCAAGCTTTAGAAGCACTCAAACCAGTTTTAATTGAAAAAGAAAAAGCAGAACAATATTTAATTTCCAGCGGACTTAACTATACAATTATCCGTCCTGGTGGTTTAAAATCAGAACCAGCAACCAACAACGGAATTATCACCGAAAATCCTCAGATTGTGGGTACTATTCATCGTGCAGATGTTGCCAAATTAGTTTGTCGCTGTTTAAATTCTGATCATACTAATAATAAAATTTTCTCAGCCATAGATCGGAATATGATATATCCAGGATTACCGGAATTTGTGGAATTTAATTTAGATTAGTTGTTGTTAACTTTGAGGACTAAAGTCCTCACTACTAATTCAATTTAAACAGAAAATACTACCCGAAACCCACACATTCTTAAACCACCGTCTGCTTCATTCCAACTTCTACTAGCGCTGCGACAAAGTTCTGCACCAAAATTCCATGCACCACCCCTTAAAACCCGACGATGTTTATCACCACCATCTTCCCAGACATTACCATTTGTAGGTGCGCCATGATAGTTATTATGCCAAGAATCTGCACACCATTCCCAGACTAATCCGTGCATATCATATAAACCAAAAGCATTAGCAACTTCAAAATAACCAACATTAGTTGTTTCTTTCCGAAATCTACTTTTTGGTTCTACAGAATAAGTATCGCTACCGCTACAGTTAATTAAATCAGAAGTAATAGTTTCTCCAAAATGGAAAGATGTGGTAGTTCCTGCCCGACAAGCATATTCCCATTCGGCTTCACTAGGTAAACGATGTTCTCTCCCCGTTTTAATTGCTAATCTGGCACAAAATTCTACAGCTTCATACCAAGAGACATTTTCGACAGGCAAATTTGCACCTTTAAATTTTGATGGATTAGGGTGCAATTCTTGTTTAACTGGAGGTAAAGCTGCTATGGTTCTCCACTGTAATTGGGTAATAGGATATTTCCCCATAAAAAAGGGTGGAACTAGAACTTGATGTTGGGGACGTTCATCATCATCACCTTCACAACTCAAAGAACCCATAATAAAAGTTCCATGGGGAATTGATACCATTTCTAAGGTTGTATTTCTGCCTAATTCTTCTTTAAAATACTTAGTATTCCGTCTATCACGGTTAACTTCTCTACCAGAAGTGTCTACGGTAATGACATAAAAATCAAAGTTGTACAAGGGAGGTAAGGGAACAGTAACTTTTTGGGGAAGTGGTGGTGCTAATGGTGGTTTAGGAAAGGAAGAAAATTTGATAGCTACGGGAGATTTGGGAAAGTTCAAATCATCTAAAACATCTAGTGCTGATTGATATCTATCACTAGCAAAATGTTGGAGTAATTTATCTAAGATTTGCTTTAATTCATCACTAATAGTCATGCCTTTAATGCGTAAACGTTCTTCCCATAACCATTTAGCATTCATGGCATCATAAAGATGATCTTGAAGTTGTCCATAATCATTTTGTAATGGTAAATCTTGAGTTAATAGGCGTACACAGGTGACACCCAAAGCATATAAATCACTCGCTTGACAAGCAAACCCAGCCATTTGTTCTGTTGGGGCATACCCAAGGGTATAAATAGCTGTCGCTTGTCTAGCGATACTGGTTTGAGTAACTTGTTTTGCACCTCCAAAATCAATTAATACGGGTTTTCTATCACTATCCCGACGCACAATGTTTTCCGGCTTGATATCGCGGTGAATCACATGATGTTTGTGAACAAAATCCAAAACTGGTAATAAGTCAGCTAAAAGTTGCCGAACTTCGGTTTCATCATAAGCTTGATTTTGTAGTTCTTCGAGAAGAGTTTTCCCAATAATAAATTCCTGGACTAAATACAAACTAGAACCTTGTTCAAAGTAAGCTAAAAGTCGGGGAATTTGGGCATGGTTTTCTCCCAAATCGTAGAGTCTAAAAGCTTCTTCTCTGAAAAATTCCGCTGCTTTGGCACGTTGTCCAGTTCCCTGAACTTGGGGGAAAAATTGCTTAATTACACAGGGTGCATTCAGTCTATCTACATCTTCAGCAGCGTAGGTTCTGCTAAATCCACCTTCACCTAATAACCTCAAAACCCGGTAACGGTTTCGCAGCATTTCCCCAAAATTACTTTCTTGACAACTCAGACAAGATTTAGAGGTTTTCGGGTTGAAGGGGTTGGAACAATTGGGATTTTGACAAATTTGCATAGAAGTTGGGAACATAGCATCCTGTAAAAGTAATCCCCAATTTTATTGATTTGTCAAAATGATTTTGATTGTTGTTAGAAAAAAATAGTCAAAATATAAATTAGTTTATGGGAGAAGGTGAAAAAATCTAAGTTTTGATTTACTTATAAATAATACTTTCAGCTAGAAAAATCTGTGCTGTTTGTTGCACAGATTCTAATTTTTTTCCCAGTCCATTTCCTGCTTTGTTGGGTTTTATACTTCAACCCAACCTACAAATCTACAAATCAAAGTTTTTTCCAATTTGGACTAGGTATAAAAGCAAAACTTTATAGAAATTTGGTATAGAGTGTCTATTTAATTAAGATCCCTATGGGGAGTACCAGCAGGAGTATTTAAGGGTAGAAAAAATCAAGGTAAAATACATAAATTCTCTTTTATACTATTGAATAATTTGATCATTGCCATTGTAGTAGATTTGACAGGATTTTATGATTCTGGTATATTTATGCAGGTTTTAGAAATGTACTTTAACTTTTTTTATGTCACATTCTCCTACACCAGATAAAGATCCTGATCAAATCCAGAATGCTGATTCTGATAAAAAACAGAATATGAATTCCCAAGTTCATAGCACTTTACTTGCTCTGACTGATTTAATTGAGCAATTATCTAAATTAATAGGGATATTAAAGAATAATCCCATATTAATTAATATTATAGTGGCACTAGGAACGGGATCAATTTCATGGACATTTTATTCGAGTGATTTTCAAAACCAGACGTATCAAGAAACAAAAATTAATTTGCATGATGTGTGTAAACATGAGACAACTAAAGAAGCATTCAGGGAGAGATATCCAAGAGAGAACGTAGAAAATTATTACGTAGCTATCCCTTCCCACAAGTTAAGCACAGAAAAGCCACAGGTTTATCCAGTATTTCGATGGGTATGTCAGTTCAAAAAAGCAGGAACGATTTCTGTTCCTTCACAGGATATTCTTGAAACAGGCCTTGATTTGGATAAATATTGTCGACAAACATACAAGGATCAATCACTTTACAAAGCAACTCATCGAAATTACAAAGATCCTAATTCTTTGTATTGTGTTAACCCTAATTGAGAATACACAGTTATTAGCACTGCTAAACCGCTCCGTATTCAGGATATCTGAGATTGTGGGATAGGATTTCAAGATTGGGAAAATACCTACCCCACAATGATTTAAATTTCGCAGCTTAACTCACCAGCTTTTTTAGTAAAACGGCGATTTTCTCGATAATCTACCCGACAATCTATCACCGCTGGAACATCTTGCGCGAGCGCTTCTTTAAGTAGGGGAACAAAGTCTGCTACAGATTCCACTCGATAACCTTTTAATCCCATACTTTCGGCAAATTTGACGAAATCAGGATTACCAAAATGGACAAAAGATGAGTTACCTGGACCAAATTGATTTTCTTGCTTCCATTCAATTAAACCATAGCCACCGTCATTAAAAATCAGGGTAACAAATGGTGTTCCGACTCGCAAAGCTGTTTCTAATTCTTGACAATTCATCATAAAACCACCGTCACCAGTGGCAGCGACAACTTTACGATCTGGGTGAACTAATTTTGCGGCTAATGCACCGGGGATAGCAATACCCATAGCGGCAAAACCATTGGAAATAATACAAGTGTTGGGACTATGACAATGATAATGTCTAGCAATCCACATTTTATGGGCGCCAACATCAGAAATTACAATATCATCTGGTCCCATAACTTGCCGCAAGTCATAAATTAATTTTTGCGGTTTAATGGGAAATTCATCATCTTTGGCATATTCTTCGTAATCAGCGCGAATGTTAGAACGTAAGCTAATAGAATAGGGATTGGGTTTATTATGTCTGTCTGCTAATTTTAAGATTTCATTGAGGGAATCAGAAATATCGCCAACTATTTCTACTTGGGGAATATAACTACTATCAATTTCCGAAGAAGTTGCCGCAATATGGATAATAGGAATTGTCCCTTCTGGATTCCATTTTTTGGGGGAAAATTCAATTAAATCATAACCAATTGCTATGACTAAATCTGTACTATCAAAGCCGCAGGTAATGAAATCTCGTTGTTGTAATCCCACAGACCAAAGTGCTAAAGGATGGGTATAGGGAATGACTCCTTTACCCATAAAAGTATTCACAACAGGAATATTCATTTGGGTGGCAAATTGCGTAACTGCATCACTAGCATGGGCGCGAATTGCTCCATTTCCGACTAAAATGATGGGATTAACGGCTTGGGAAATTGCCCCAGCAGCGGCGCGAATACTGGCAAAGGAAGCATAAGTTTTTTCGCTATTATCCTTATTTAAAGGTTTGCCTTCGACAGGCATGGCGGCAATATTTTCTGGTAAATCAATGTGAACAGCACCGGGTTTTTCTGTTTGCGATCGCTTGAAGGCTTTTCTCACCACTTCGGGTGTAATACTCGGCCTGACAATCTGTTTATTCCACTTTGTTACTGGGGCAAACATTGCCACCAAATCTAAATATTGATGGGATTCAATGTGCATTCTATCTGTTCCCACCTGCCCCGTAATTGCCACCAATGGCGCACCATCTAAGTTAGCATCTGCCACCCCAGTCATTAAATTAGTTGCCCCAGGACCAAGGGTAGAAAGACAGACTCCGGCTTTTCCTGTTAACCTACCATAAACGTCAGCCATGAATGCAGCACCCTGTTCATGACGGGTAGTAATAAATTGAATTGATGATGTTTTTAAAGCTTCCAAAACGTGCAAATTCTCTTCTCCAGGGAGTCCAAAAACATATTGAACTCCTTCGTTTTCTAAACACTGTACTAATAATTCTGCGGTATTCATATCATTTCCTCAAAATAAAAAAATATCAAAATCACCAAATCAAGGCATAAATAAAAACCAATTATCTGCCTTTATCTGCGTCCATCTGCGTTCATCTGCGTTTCAAAAAAACAATCATTTCACCCAAACTGTCTTGATATTCACAAATTCATGAATACCTTGAATACTCAATTCTCTACCATAACCAGAACGCTTAATTCCCCCAAAAGGTAAACGAGGATCAGACTTAACCATGCTGTTAATAAATACTGCCCCGGCTTCAATTTCTTGAATTAGGCGATTTTGTTCTTCTGTATTTGTTGTCCATGCACTTGCACCCAAACCAAAGGGACTATCATTAGCTAATTTAATTGCCGCTTCGATATCAGGAACTCGGAATAATAATGCCACAGGTCCAAAAAATTCCTCTTGGGCAATTGGTGTATCTACAGGAATATCTATGATAATTGTGGGCGGATAAAAGTTCCCCGACATTTCTGTTAAAGGATGTCCACCTGTGAGGACTTTACCACCACTTTTTACCGCATTTTTAACTTGTTGGTCTAATTCTTGGAGAATATCGGGAGTTGCCAATGGTCCCAAATCTGTATCTGCTGCCATTGGATTACCAATTTTCAAAGCTTGAAATTTTTCTAACAGCAGTTTTTCAAATTGATCAGCCACAGATTCAGCAATTATAAAGCGTTTCGCAGCAATACAAGATTGTCCATTATTTAACATTCTCGCTGTTACTGCGGTGCTAACTGCTGTTTCTAAATCGGCACTTTCTAAAACAATAAATGGGTCACTACCCCCCAATTCTAAAACAGTTTTTTTGATTTGTTTCCCAGATGCAACGGCGAGGGATACACCGGCTGGTTCACTACCTGTCAAGGTTGCGGCTTTGATGCGATCATCAGCCATCAAATTGGCAACTTGGGCAGCACCAATTAACAATGTTTGAAATACACCTTTGGGAAAGCCGGAACGGTTGATAATATCTTCGATCGCCAGGGCGCACTGTGGCACATTGGAAGCGTGTTTGAGTAGCCCCACATTGCCTGCCATGAGTGCTGGTGCAGCAAACCGGAAAACTTGCCAAAATGGAAAATTCCAAGGCATGACGGCGAGAATTACCCCTAAAGGTTGATATTTTACAAAACTATGACTAGCATCGGTTTTAATGGTGACATCAGCTAGAAAACTAGGGGCATTTTCGGCATAATAACGACAAACCAGGGCGCATTTTTCAACTTCTGCGATCGCCGCTTTTAATGGTTTACCCATTTCCAACGTCATCAATTTCCCTAAATCTGCCTTTTCTTGGTCTAAAATAGTTGCTACTTGTTCTAACCAGTGCGATCGCTCTACAAAACTCGTCTGACGATATCCTTCAAAAGACTTTCCTGCTAAATCCAACTTGGCAAGAATTTCTGTATCTTTTAGTGGCTCAAAAGTTTTGAGCGTTTCCCCAGTGGTGGGATTAATAGTAGCTATAGCCATAACCTGACCCCCCATTAAAAAATAGTTTGAGGTAGTTTACCAGTCTTACACACATTCACTACAGAAGCTAACAC
The DNA window shown above is from Anabaena sp. WA102 and carries:
- a CDS encoding bifunctional serine/threonine-protein kinase/formylglycine-generating enzyme family protein — protein: MQICQNPNCSNPFNPKTSKSCLSCQESNFGEMLRNRYRVLRLLGEGGFSRTYAAEDVDRLNAPCVIKQFFPQVQGTGQRAKAAEFFREEAFRLYDLGENHAQIPRLLAYFEQGSSLYLVQEFIIGKTLLEELQNQAYDETEVRQLLADLLPVLDFVHKHHVIHRDIKPENIVRRDSDRKPVLIDFGGAKQVTQTSIARQATAIYTLGYAPTEQMAGFACQASDLYALGVTCVRLLTQDLPLQNDYGQLQDHLYDAMNAKWLWEERLRIKGMTISDELKQILDKLLQHFASDRYQSALDVLDDLNFPKSPVAIKFSSFPKPPLAPPLPQKVTVPLPPLYNFDFYVITVDTSGREVNRDRRNTKYFKEELGRNTTLEMVSIPHGTFIMGSLSCEGDDDERPQHQVLVPPFFMGKYPITQLQWRTIAALPPVKQELHPNPSKFKGANLPVENVSWYEAVEFCARLAIKTGREHRLPSEAEWEYACRAGTTTSFHFGETITSDLINCSGSDTYSVEPKSRFRKETTNVGYFEVANAFGLYDMHGLVWEWCADSWHNNYHGAPTNGNVWEDGGDKHRRVLRGGAWNFGAELCRSASRSWNEADGGLRMCGFRVVFSV
- a CDS encoding NAD-dependent succinate-semialdehyde dehydrogenase, with product MAIATINPTTGETLKTFEPLKDTEILAKLDLAGKSFEGYRQTSFVERSHWLEQVATILDQEKADLGKLMTLEMGKPLKAAIAEVEKCALVCRYYAENAPSFLADVTIKTDASHSFVKYQPLGVILAVMPWNFPFWQVFRFAAPALMAGNVGLLKHASNVPQCALAIEDIINRSGFPKGVFQTLLIGAAQVANLMADDRIKAATLTGSEPAGVSLAVASGKQIKKTVLELGGSDPFIVLESADLETAVSTAVTARMLNNGQSCIAAKRFIIAESVADQFEKLLLEKFQALKIGNPMAADTDLGPLATPDILQELDQQVKNAVKSGGKVLTGGHPLTEMSGNFYPPTIIIDIPVDTPIAQEEFFGPVALLFRVPDIEAAIKLANDSPFGLGASAWTTNTEEQNRLIQEIEAGAVFINSMVKSDPRLPFGGIKRSGYGRELSIQGIHEFVNIKTVWVK
- a CDS encoding acetolactate synthase large subunit, with the translated sequence MNTAELLVQCLENEGVQYVFGLPGEENLHVLEALKTSSIQFITTRHEQGAAFMADVYGRLTGKAGVCLSTLGPGATNLMTGVADANLDGAPLVAITGQVGTDRMHIESHQYLDLVAMFAPVTKWNKQIVRPSITPEVVRKAFKRSQTEKPGAVHIDLPENIAAMPVEGKPLNKDNSEKTYASFASIRAAAGAISQAVNPIILVGNGAIRAHASDAVTQFATQMNIPVVNTFMGKGVIPYTHPLALWSVGLQQRDFITCGFDSTDLVIAIGYDLIEFSPKKWNPEGTIPIIHIAATSSEIDSSYIPQVEIVGDISDSLNEILKLADRHNKPNPYSISLRSNIRADYEEYAKDDEFPIKPQKLIYDLRQVMGPDDIVISDVGAHKMWIARHYHCHSPNTCIISNGFAAMGIAIPGALAAKLVHPDRKVVAATGDGGFMMNCQELETALRVGTPFVTLIFNDGGYGLIEWKQENQFGPGNSSFVHFGNPDFVKFAESMGLKGYRVESVADFVPLLKEALAQDVPAVIDCRVDYRENRRFTKKAGELSCEI
- a CDS encoding SDR family oxidoreductase; amino-acid sequence: MLISSSIFLAGASRGVGQEIAKYLIAQQIQVKALLRTEAAAMAAKAMGVYPILGDALNVTDIEQAILGNEPIQAVISTLGGLPTDNIKPDYIGNKNLIDAAVKAGVKKFILVTSIGSGDSVVALPPQALEALKPVLIEKEKAEQYLISSGLNYTIIRPGGLKSEPATNNGIITENPQIVGTIHRADVAKLVCRCLNSDHTNNKIFSAIDRNMIYPGLPEFVEFNLD